TATATTTTTTATACTTGATCCGTCAGGAAAAAAGTTTCCCAGTCCCATTACTATCAAACTTATCGAACCGACCATCAATATGGCCATCAGGCTTATCATTCCGTTCTTTATTGAAGATATATGCCTTTGTGCTTCAATCTTTTCAGCAATAGGCGTTATATATTTTTCAAGCATTGTGATAAAGCCGTTCATCTTTTTTTCTTTCATAAAAAATATCCTCCGTTATACATTTTTTTTATCATGTTTTACTTTTAAAAGAATTGCTGCCTTTAATATTGCTGCTCCGTCTACCATTCCGTAATCTTTTGAATTTATTATTGCAAAAGGTTTATCCAGTTTATCACATTCCTGCTGTATCTCTTTTTCCTTATGCTTTATCTGAGGCCCTGCCAGTATTACATCATAGTTTTTTACATGCTCTTTCAGGCTGCTTACAGGATAAGCATCTATTTTTATATCTACATCTTTAAGTTTTTCACTTTTTTCTGCTACTTCGGTCATTTTACTTACCATAACACTTGTAGAAGCCCCCAGGTTACAAACCAATAATATATGAAGTCTGTCAAAATCCATATTTACTCACTCCTTATCTTCTTTTGTCTTATATAATTCTATTATTTCAGTTAACAGTGTTTCTGCCAGTATTGTATTCATCAGCGTGTCCTGTGCATGGGAAAGCAGTACCGAATACTCCTGTTTATTTCCCTGTGCTTCGGAAACCAGTACCTCTGTATGCACGTTATGTGCATCATCAAGAGATTTTTTTGCTTCTTCCATTAATTTTTCCGCTGACTCAAAATCTTTTTCCTTTGCTTTCCCGAGAGCTTTTAACATAGTAGAAAAACTATCCCCTGCAAAAGAAATGATCTGAAAACTCACTTGTTCTATATCCATTTTTAGTATCCTCCATTATTTTTAAAGTTTGCTGCTGCTTTCACCATCTAATATCAAACAGCTGTTTTTATGTAATTTTGCTGATGTCGCAGGTATATCTTCACTTACTTCCCCTTCTGCTACTTTCTTGGCTATATCTGCTTTTTTGCTTCCTGAAATAATAAGGACTTCTTTTTTAGCCTCAAGGAAATGCTTTATTCCCAAAGTTATCCCTTTTTCCAGTTTTCTCTCAGTATCAAAATATTTTTTGGCAACTTCCTTGGTATTGTCGCTCAGATCTACCACATGAGAGTATTTATCGAAAGATGTTCCCGGTTCATTTAAGCCCAGATGACCGTTCATCCCTACACCAAGAATTACCAGATCAAGTCCTCCATTTTCTTTTATAAAAGTATCCATCTTACGGCATTCTTCCTCAAGATTATCCGATTTCGCATTAAATTCCACAAGCTGTCCCGGTGCCAGATTCAGCTTTCCGAATAAATCTCTCTGCATATAATCCTGACAGCTTCCTTTGTCATTTTTATCCATTCCTACCCATTCGTCCAGTCCTACGAATACAAAGTTATATTTTGACAAATCCTCGCCTTTCAATGCATCAGCCACATATGTATAGGTCCCCAGCGGAGTATCTCCCGAGGCAAGACATATTAATGTTTTTTTCTCGCTTTTTATCTCGTCGAGAATTATTTTTCCTGCATATTCAGAAAGTTCCATATAATCTTTGGTTTTAATTATTTCCATACTCTCACTTCCATTCTCCGATATATTCTTTATATAATTCCAATAATTCATCTGTTATCTGCCCTGCAATATTATATGTATTTATAAGCGGATGCACCATTAATGCCTTTATCGCCTTTTCCCTGTTCTTTTCCTTTATTGCCTCCACTGTAAGTCTTTCAAACATTTTTATTGTTCTTATTATCTGCATTTGTGCATCAGGAATATTATCTATTTTTCTCTGCTTTACTCCGTCTTTGCTTATATCACAAGTTATCTCTATTACATCTTCATCATTAAGTTCCTTTATACTTCCGTTGTTCGGTACCAGAAGAGTCATTGAGATATCTCCTTTTCCGTTAACGGCTTTTATGAAGTTCAGAGCTATTGAAGAGTACCCGCCTTCATCAGGTGTATTCACATATTCCTCAAATGTAGGAACAGGGAATTCCTCAGGTCTTACCTGTCCTGACTCTATGGCAAAATAGCTTTTCTCTCTTTCCATAAGGTGTCTCATATATATTTCAAATATTTTATCCGTATCATTTATATCAGCTTTCTTTATTTCTGCAAGCATTCTTTTGTTTATATCCTTTATTAGCTCTCCTCTTGCAGAACCGTTTTCTTTAATAGATTTCACCACTTTATCGTTATAATAGAAGAAATACAGATACTCATTAGGAAGCTCGTCATGCAGTATATGAAGAAGCTGTCTGTCAAACAATCTCATGTCTGTTTCGCTGAATAGTGCGGGATTATTCAGTATATCGTCCATAACATCTTTCCCGTCAGCTTTTGCGTCTCTGAAATATGAAAGATGATTTAATCCGTAACATGTAATGTCGAATTTCTCCCTGTCAGCTTTTATAAAATCAGCAAGCTGCTGTGTAAAGTGGCTCGGCCCGTCACATATTCCATATACATTATCAAAGCCTTCATTTCTTAATGCCTGTGTTACCAGTCCCGACGGATTTGTAAAATTAAATATAACTACTCCCGGAGCTGATTTTTTATTTAT
The nucleotide sequence above comes from Sebaldella sp. S0638. Encoded proteins:
- a CDS encoding glycoside hydrolase produces the protein MKLTVLGGGGVRSPFLAKSLTNKAKELGVKKIVFMDNDEEKLKIYGGIAKRVAEAVDKDVIFELTTDAEEAVTDANYIITTLRVGQDEGRYQDEKMAQKYGILGQETTGVGGFAMSLRSIPILVEYCKLINKKSAPGVVIFNFTNPSGLVTQALRNEGFDNVYGICDGPSHFTQQLADFIKADREKFDITCYGLNHLSYFRDAKADGKDVMDDILNNPALFSETDMRLFDRQLLHILHDELPNEYLYFFYYNDKVVKSIKENGSARGELIKDINKRMLAEIKKADINDTDKIFEIYMRHLMEREKSYFAIESGQVRPEEFPVPTFEEYVNTPDEGGYSSIALNFIKAVNGKGDISMTLLVPNNGSIKELNDEDVIEITCDISKDGVKQRKIDNIPDAQMQIIRTIKMFERLTVEAIKEKNREKAIKALMVHPLINTYNIAGQITDELLELYKEYIGEWK
- a CDS encoding glucosamine-6-phosphate deaminase, producing MEIIKTKDYMELSEYAGKIILDEIKSEKKTLICLASGDTPLGTYTYVADALKGEDLSKYNFVFVGLDEWVGMDKNDKGSCQDYMQRDLFGKLNLAPGQLVEFNAKSDNLEEECRKMDTFIKENGGLDLVILGVGMNGHLGLNEPGTSFDKYSHVVDLSDNTKEVAKKYFDTERKLEKGITLGIKHFLEAKKEVLIISGSKKADIAKKVAEGEVSEDIPATSAKLHKNSCLILDGESSSKL
- a CDS encoding PTS lactose/cellobiose transporter subunit IIA, translated to MDIEQVSFQIISFAGDSFSTMLKALGKAKEKDFESAEKLMEEAKKSLDDAHNVHTEVLVSEAQGNKQEYSVLLSHAQDTLMNTILAETLLTEIIELYKTKEDKE
- a CDS encoding PTS sugar transporter subunit IIB, which gives rise to MDFDRLHILLVCNLGASTSVMVSKMTEVAEKSEKLKDVDIKIDAYPVSSLKEHVKNYDVILAGPQIKHKEKEIQQECDKLDKPFAIINSKDYGMVDGAAILKAAILLKVKHDKKNV